AAGGTTTTTGCTTTGCAGAACAATTTGAAAGTTCTTCAACCTCAAAATTTGAAAGATCCAAATTTCATAAACGAGATTAAAAAAATATCTCCCGATTTAATAGTCGTTGTTGCTTTCAGGATACTCCCAAAGGAGGTTTTTTCAATTCCACCACTTGGGACAATTAATGTTCATGCTTCACTTTTGCCGAAGTATAGGGGAGCAGCACCTATAAACTGGGCAATAATCAACGGGGAGAAAGAAACAGGTGTGACGACATTTTTTATAGATGAGAAAGTTGACGCTGGGAATATCATCCTTCAAAAGAAAATTGAGATAGGACAGGATGAGACGGCTGGAGAACTTCACGATAAACTTGCAAAACTTGGAGCAGAAGCATTGCTTGAGACCGTGAAAATTATTCAAACAGGGAAAGTTCAAACAGTTAAACAGGATGAATCGCTCGCAACACCAGCTCCAAAAATCAAGAAGGAAATGTGCCAAATAAATTGGACTGAAATGAAAGCAGAACATGTTCATAATTTCGTTCGTGGGCTTTCTCCTAATCCCGGTGCTTTTACATTTTTAAATGGGAAAATTTTAAAAATATACAGGACAAAACTCGTTGAAAAAACATCTGAAGCTGCCGATTTGAAACCAGGGCAAATAATAGTTGATGGAGATTCAATATTTGCTGTCTGTTCGGATTTAAAGCTGGTTCAAATACTTGAGATTCAAATTGAGGGAAAGAAAAAATTAAAAAGCGAGGAATTTTTGAGAGGTTATAAACTAAAAACAGGGGACAATTTTGAAGTTATTGAAATAAATGAACTCAGAAAAATTTTGAAGAGGGAGTGATGATATGCTCAGTTTGTGGTGTTAAAAATTCAAAATTTGACGTTAAGTGCCGAAATTGTTCTGCTTTCCTTCAAAGTCCAGTGAGGGTTTTAAATTTCTTTGAAATTTTATATTTGCTTTTCTCCAGCCCAAAGATCGCTTTTCATAAGATTATGATCTCCGAGAGAAAAAATTTTGTAGTTTTACTTGTCTATCTTTCTGGCGTGTATTTGTCAATTGATATATTTTACTTGCTTCATGCTGGGGAAAAGTTTGACAATTTGATCTCTTTGATATTTATTATTTTCGCTATCGGGTCAGTTATTGGGTTAATCTTTATTTTCTGTATCTCACTTGTATTAAAGTTGTTCTTTAAATTCGGGGATGAAAAACCTAATTTTAAATCACTTTTTGCGCTTTTATCATATATAACTGCGCCGATGTCCATATCAATTGCATTTCTTCTGCCAGCAAAACTTTCTGTATTCGGAATTTACTATTTTACAGAGACACCAAAACCTTACGATCTAAAACCGATCCCGTTCTATATTTTTGCCTTGATTGATTTAATCTTGAAACTTTACTCGTTATCGCTTTTATTTATAGCGGTAAATTACATAGCGGAAAGTTTACCAAAGACGGTTCTCTTTATGGTTTTAACTTCAATTTGTATGGTCGTTTTATTAAATTTATTAACAGAGGCAGTAAAATTGCTTCTCTTTTATTGAGATATAAAAGCACATTTTAAAAATCAAAATTGGGAGAAAAATGAAGAAAAAAATCAACGCAGTTCAGTTTGGTTTAGGTCCAATAGGACAACTTTGCGCTAAAACAATTTTACAAAAGCATAGTGAAAGGATCAATCTCGTTGGTGCTGTTGATATTGATCCATCAAAGGTCGGAAAAGAACTGGGCGAACTTCTTGGGATTGATAAGACGGGGATTGAAGTTGAAAGCGATATTAAAAACATATTGAAGAAAAAAAAGGTTGATTTGGTTTTTCACACTACCACATCTTTTATGAGCGATGTCAGAAAGCAACTTATTGATTTGATAAAGTTAAAGTTGAACATAGTTTCGTCAACCGAGGAATTGTTTTTCCCGAGGTATAGAAACCGTGAGATTGCAGAGGAAATTGACAATCTTGCGAAAAAATTTAAAGTTAGAGTACTTGGCACTGGTGTAAATCCGGGTTTCGTTATGGATGTTTTACCCTCTGTTTTAACACAGGTCTGCACGAGCGTTAAAAGAATAAGGGTTGAAAGAGTTGTAAATGCGTCAAAAAGGCGTTTGCCACTTCAACTTAAAATTGGAGCTGGGCTGAAGGTAAGCGAATTCAAAGAAAAAAAGGCAACGGGTAGATTTGGTCACATTGGACTTGTGGAATCGCTCCAGTTTCTTGCTTATGTTCTTAACATTCAACTTGATGAGATTAAAGAGGAGCTTGATCCAATTGTAACCTATAAAAACTTGCGAACGGATTACCTAACAATTCAGAAAGGAAGGGTTGCTGGCATACATCATAGAGCTATCGGCTTTAAGGATGGGAATGAGGTTATAGAGCTTGATTTAAAGATGTTCATTGGAGATCACAGAGATTATGACGCAGTTTACATAGATGGTGAACCACCGATAAAGATGAAAATTTTAAATGGTGTTTTTGGTGATACAGCGACAGTTGGAAGTTTAATAAATTGCGGATATTTAATTTTCAATGCCAAACCAGGGTTGTTGACCATGGCAGATATTGGTTTGCCACATGGATTTTTTAGTCAAAAATAAATTTAGGATTTTAAGTTGGCGTACGAGTTTGTTCTATCAAAATGGTTTAAACTTGGAAATGAGCTGAAAACTCACATAGTTTTAAATCCTTATGCAGGGAGATGGAGGGGTGCTAAACTATACCAAAAAATCCTCCAGTATGCGAGGGCGATAAAATATCTTGAAAGATTTCAACTGACCACGGCGCCGGGTGAGGCGATTCAAATAGCAAAGGAGACGAAGGCAGAGCTTATCGTAGCAGCCGGAGGCGATGGAACAGTAAATGAAGTTGTCAATGGCATTCTTCAAAGTGGATCTGAAAAACTTCTTGGGGTTATTCCAATTGGTTCTGGTAATGATTTCGCCAAGATGTTAAATTTGAAACCGTTTAAAATCAAGATGGCAATTGAATCCTTAAGAAGGAAAACAACGATTACATCTGATGTTGGTTTGATTGAATTTTTAAGAAATGACGGGACATCCGGAAGTAGGTTTTTTATAAATGGAGTTGGGATTGGGTTTGATGCAATGGCTGCCGATGAAAGCCGAAAGATAAAACATCTTCGCGGGATTCCGCTTTATACTCTTGCTCTTTTGAAGACACTCGCAAAGTATAAAGCACCTGAGATGAACATCAAGATTGATGGGAAGAACATATCGGGGCGGATTTTCCTTGTAGCTATCGGCAATGGGAAGTCTGCCGGAGGTGGCTTTCTTTTGACGCCAGATGCGAGAATAAATGATGAAGTTTTTGATGTTTGTTTGGTGAATGATCTTCCCATTTTTAGGGTTCTTCAGGTATTGCCAACCGTTTTGAAAGGAAAACATACCAAATATCCAGAAGTGACGATGATGAAAGCAAGAGAGATTGAAATAAAGTCCGACTCCGATCTTGTTCTTCACGCAGATGGTGAAATACTTGGAACTAATTTAAGATGGATTAGA
The Candidatus Thermokryptus mobilis genome window above contains:
- the fmt gene encoding methionyl-tRNA formyltransferase, producing MRIIFMGTPEFAIPSLEVLLKNGYEICAVVTAPDEPKGRGYKLSPPPVKVFALQNNLKVLQPQNLKDPNFINEIKKISPDLIVVVAFRILPKEVFSIPPLGTINVHASLLPKYRGAAPINWAIINGEKETGVTTFFIDEKVDAGNIILQKKIEIGQDETAGELHDKLAKLGAEALLETVKIIQTGKVQTVKQDESLATPAPKIKKEMCQINWTEMKAEHVHNFVRGLSPNPGAFTFLNGKILKIYRTKLVEKTSEAADLKPGQIIVDGDSIFAVCSDLKLVQILEIQIEGKKKLKSEEFLRGYKLKTGDNFEVIEINELRKILKRE
- a CDS encoding YIP1 family protein, which translates into the protein MICSVCGVKNSKFDVKCRNCSAFLQSPVRVLNFFEILYLLFSSPKIAFHKIMISERKNFVVLLVYLSGVYLSIDIFYLLHAGEKFDNLISLIFIIFAIGSVIGLIFIFCISLVLKLFFKFGDEKPNFKSLFALLSYITAPMSISIAFLLPAKLSVFGIYYFTETPKPYDLKPIPFYIFALIDLILKLYSLSLLFIAVNYIAESLPKTVLFMVLTSICMVVLLNLLTEAVKLLLFY
- a CDS encoding NAD(P)H-dependent amine dehydrogenase family protein; the protein is MKKKINAVQFGLGPIGQLCAKTILQKHSERINLVGAVDIDPSKVGKELGELLGIDKTGIEVESDIKNILKKKKVDLVFHTTTSFMSDVRKQLIDLIKLKLNIVSSTEELFFPRYRNREIAEEIDNLAKKFKVRVLGTGVNPGFVMDVLPSVLTQVCTSVKRIRVERVVNASKRRLPLQLKIGAGLKVSEFKEKKATGRFGHIGLVESLQFLAYVLNIQLDEIKEELDPIVTYKNLRTDYLTIQKGRVAGIHHRAIGFKDGNEVIELDLKMFIGDHRDYDAVYIDGEPPIKMKILNGVFGDTATVGSLINCGYLIFNAKPGLLTMADIGLPHGFFSQK
- a CDS encoding diacylglycerol/lipid kinase family protein codes for the protein MAYEFVLSKWFKLGNELKTHIVLNPYAGRWRGAKLYQKILQYARAIKYLERFQLTTAPGEAIQIAKETKAELIVAAGGDGTVNEVVNGILQSGSEKLLGVIPIGSGNDFAKMLNLKPFKIKMAIESLRRKTTITSDVGLIEFLRNDGTSGSRFFINGVGIGFDAMAADESRKIKHLRGIPLYTLALLKTLAKYKAPEMNIKIDGKNISGRIFLVAIGNGKSAGGGFLLTPDARINDEVFDVCLVNDLPIFRVLQVLPTVLKGKHTKYPEVTMMKAREIEIKSDSDLVLHADGEILGTNLRWIRISIIPKAVEVISNMQS